Proteins encoded in a region of the Benincasa hispida cultivar B227 chromosome 2, ASM972705v1, whole genome shotgun sequence genome:
- the LOC120070803 gene encoding transcription factor bHLH96-like yields MALEAVVFPQDPFVYKDLFNLVNSSSRLNFIHDQDEDFYNLANQSQNSPPLLDQYDYNFNDESRRVELSAVETVVVAGEMQGGGGSGRRRRGRTQKNKEEIENQRMTHITVERNRRKQMNEYLSVLRSLMPHSYVQRGDQASIIGGAINFVKELEQQVHLLSAQTNVINHPFPSHVPPNNNIISSSPFSQSHFFTFPSSSSPSSSSSFSLDDSSSTDIMAFNNSNNLNNLNGLIQPSIGDIEVSLVDSHANLKIRCKKLPKQLLKIVSGLHSLHLTVLHLNVSTSHQFVLYSFSLKVEEDCGLSSGDEIANGVYQLLCRIQEEAFSI; encoded by the exons ATGGCTCTAGAGGCAGTTGTTTTCCCTCAAGACCCATTTGTGTATAAAGATTTGTTCAATTTGGTGAATTCTTCTTCAAGACTCAACTTCATCCATGATCAAGATGAAGACTTTTATAATCTTGCCAACCAATCACAAAATTCTCCACCATTATTGGACCAATATGATTATAATTTTAACGACGAATCACGACGGGTTGAATTATCAGCGGTGGAGACGGTGGTGGTGGCGGGTGAGATGCAGGGTGGTGGAGGGAGCGGGCGGCGGCGGAGGGGAAGAACACAAAAGAACAAGGAGGAAATTGAGAATCAAAGGATGACACACATTACAGTTGAGAGAAATAGAAGAAAGCAAATGAATGAGTATCTCTCTGTTCTTAGATCATTAATGCCTCACTCCTATGTCCAAAGG GGTGACCAAGCCTCAATCATAGGTGGTGCTATCAACTTTGTTAAGGAGCTTGAGCAACAAGTACATTTGCTTAGTGCTCAAACAAATGTAATAAACCACCCTTTTCCTTCTCATGTTCCACCAAATAATAACattatttcttcctctccttTCTCTCAATCTCATTTCTTTACCTTCCCGTCTTCATCTTCGCCCTCGTCCTCCTCTTCGTTTTCTCTCGACGACTCCTCCTCCACCGACATTATGGCGTTCAACAACTCAAACAATCTGAACAACCTGAACGGCCTAATTCAGCCTTCCATTGGCGATATCGAAGTCTCTTTGGTTGACTCCCATGCAAACCTTAAGATAAGATGTAAAAAGCTCCCTAAGCAACTTCTTAAGATTGTTTCTGGCTTGCATTCTTTGCATCTCACTGTTCTTCATCTCAATGTCTCCACTTCCCATCAATTTGTCCTCTATTCTTTTAGTCTCaag gtTGAGGAAGATTGTGGGCTTTCTTCAGGGGATGAAATTGCAAATGGTGTGTATCAATTGCTATGCAGAATTCAAGAAGAGGCATTCTCCATCTGA
- the LOC120072154 gene encoding uncharacterized mitochondrial protein AtMg00810-like yields the protein MDIKNAFLNGTLSEEVYMQPPPGVPSPPNKVSLCSDGYYLSQVKYASDLLARSGIIDSATTPTLLDSNVRLTYFNGVPLQDPTLYRKMVSSLVFLTVTYPNIAYAVHIISQFMSNPYIIHFTAALHVLRYVKGTLGHGL from the exons ATGGATATTAAGAATGCCTTCCTTAATGGAACACTGTCTGAGGAAGTGTATATGCAGCCACCACCAGGTGTACCTTCTCCACCAAACAAG GTTTCATTATGCTCTGATGGATACTACCTATCTCAAGTGAAGTATGCATCAGATCTGTTAGCTCGTTCAGGTATCATTGATTCTGCCACAACACCGACACTGTTGGATTCCAATGTTCGTCTGACCTATTTTAATGGTGTTCCCCTCCAGGATCCAACACTGTATAGAAAAATGGTTAGTAGCCTTGTATTTTTAACAGTAACTTATCCAAACATAGCTTATGCAGTTCATATTATCAGTCAGTTCATGTCCAATCCTTACATTATCCACTTCACAGCTGCTCTTCATGTTCTGCGTTATGTTAAAGGTACGCTAGGACATGGACTTTAA